In Lachnospiraceae bacterium, one DNA window encodes the following:
- a CDS encoding HU family DNA-binding protein, translated as MNKTELIAAVAEKAEISKKDAEKAVKAFTDAVAEELAKGGKVQLVGFGNFEVSERPAREGRNPRTGETMTIAASKTPKFKPGKALKDEINK; from the coding sequence ATGAACAAGACAGAGTTAATCGCAGCAGTAGCTGAGAAGGCAGAAATTTCTAAAAAGGATGCAGAAAAGGCAGTTAAGGCTTTTACTGATGCAGTAGCAGAAGAACTGGCAAAGGGCGGAAAGGTTCAGTTAGTTGGATTCGGTAACTTCGAAGTCAGCGAGAGACCAGCACGTGAAGGAAGAAACCCAAGAACCGGCGAGACCATGACCATCGCAGCTTCCAAGACACCTAAGTTCAAACCAGGTAAGGCTTTAAAGGACGAGATCAATAAGTAA